CCCCTGATCTGAATTGGGGATGTATGAGTTCTGAGTAGATTCCCATCCTCTGTCCAGAAGGTATCCTGCATATCCCTTGCTGGATGATGTTTGGGGATATTGAGGGCCTCAAAGTTATAATAGTCTGTCTCAACTTCTGGTCCGTCAAGGATTTCAAAACCCATTGACGTGAAGATATCCTCTATCTCATATTGAATTTGTGAAATAGGATGCAGATGTCCTCGTTTAAATCGGTGTGTTGAGTCTGAAGTATTGAGTGTCACATCAATCCATTCGTCTTGAAGCAGTTGATCAATTCTATATTCAGAAAGCTCATTTCTTCTTTTATCAATGGATGACTCTATCTCTCTCTTTATTTCATTTGATTTTTTCCCTAAGCTTGCTCTTCTTTCTGGAGATACCTCTCCTAATGCTCTCAAAATTCCTGTTAGCCTTCCCTTCCTTCCCAGAACATCAATTCGAATTGTCTCTAATTCCTCAATACTATTTGATTTAAATATTTCTTGAATAGTCTCATTTCTGATTTTTTCTAATTTTTCTTCCATCACATTTATTGTTGTTAAGTTTGGTGTTTTTAATGACGAAAATTTTTATTTTATTCTAAAAAAAGTCAAGGAAAATATCTATCTGTTTCGGGCAAGGATTCAGGATAAAGGATCTATAAAATTTCAAAGGTTCTGTTGATTGTCAATTGCAACCTTGGCTGCACCCAGTGCAGCTTTTTTATCTTCATCCTTTACAACCAAATACTTAATATCCTCCTTTAAACCATCCAAGGCTCTCTCTCCTACAACGTCCTTTATGACTGGAAGAATGAGTTTATGAGCCCTAGATAATCCTCCTCCAATGATTACCGCTTCTGGATTAAATATATTAACCAGATTTGCAATTCCAATTCCCAGGAGGGTTGATACTTTTAGGAATGTCTGAAATGCAAATTTATCGCCCCTATTTATCTCTTCATATACTATTTTAGCGGTGAGCTCCTCCTTATGAATACGAGAGTAAATAGTAGAATCCGTATATTTCCATAATTCCCTTCTAATTGTTCTTACTAACGCTGTTGCTGAGGCATACATTTCTAAACATCCCCTATTTCCACAGGGACACTTTCTTCCATTATAATCAATTGTTATGTGTCCAAACTCCATAGCGCTTCCCTGTTTCCCCGTGTACAACTGATTGTTGATTACTGCCCCTCCCCCGATCCCTGTCCCCAGTGTTAACATAATCCAGTTTTTGAATTTGTTGCCGTGTCCCTTCCACCATTCTCCAATAACGGCTGCTGTTGCATCATTCTCAAGAAATGTCACAATTCCAGTAGCCTCCTTTATCCTTTTTATTAATGGATAATTATCCCATACAGGAATATTTGGGCTTGCTATAATAATCCCCTTTTGTTTATCTATAGATCCAGCGGCTCCAATGCCAATAGATTTTATCTTTTTTATTGAAATTGATTGTGATTTTGTAAAACTATTTATAATATTTATAATTTTGCTTTCGATTAAACAAGCGCTTTTAGGAGTTGAAGTCTTTGTAAATCCAATAGTATCCCCGCTTTGGTTTGTGATGACGGCCTTTATATGTGTTCCTCCAATATCAATCCCAATATACATAGCAACCTCGAAATGTTTTTTCATAAATGTTTATCCCTAACACTTTGGCCATCTGTTATATCATTGATAAATTAGGATGCAATCAAAATTTATTATTGATAAAAATTAGAATGCTATATTAAGTGGACTGATGAAAGAGGTTATTGACTGAATTCTATATTATACAGAAGTGCTTAAAATGATTAGCATAGGGATTGAATAATTGAACATCTTGTCAGTTGTCATGATGGATTTGTATCCATATCTTTCTGTGAATCATACTTTCATATCATTATTGAAAAACATGAAACTAGTAATAGCAACAAGGAATGCGAATAAAATTATAGAGATAAGAGAGAAATTTGAGCATATCACAGGACTAGAGATTTTGACTTTAAAAGAATTTGAAGATGTTCCTGAGGTGGTTGAGGATGGGATTACCTTTGAGGAGAATGCCCTCAAGAAGGCTAGGGTGATCTCAAATTTTACAGGACTCCCTGCACTAGCGGATGATTCAGGCCTGGAGATAGAGGCTCTTGGAGGAGAGCCAGGGATCTATTCTGCTAGATATGCGGGTGATGAGGTTACAGATGAATTTAGAAATATATTAATCCATGAAAAGATGAGAGATGTGCCGGCTGAGAAGA
This region of Spirochaetota bacterium genomic DNA includes:
- the pheS gene encoding phenylalanine--tRNA ligase subunit alpha, whose product is MNVMEEKLEKIRNETIQEIFKSNSIEELETIRIDVLGRKGRLTGILRALGEVSPERRASLGKKSNEIKREIESSIDKRRNELSEYRIDQLLQDEWIDVTLNTSDSTHRFKRGHLHPISQIQYEIEDIFTSMGFEILDGPEVETDYYNFEALNIPKHHPARDMQDTFWTEDGNLLRTHTSPIQIRGMEKLRPPFRIIGPGRAFRYETTDASHENTFHQIEGMMVDKDISVAHLIFFMKVLLNEIFKKDITIRLRPGYFPFVEPGFELDIHCLICDGKGCSVCKYSGWVEVLPCGLVHPNVLRYGKIDPENWSGFAFGLGLDRLVMMRYGINDIRYLLSGDIRFVIQF
- a CDS encoding ROK family protein; protein product: MKKHFEVAMYIGIDIGGTHIKAVITNQSGDTIGFTKTSTPKSACLIESKIINIINSFTKSQSISIKKIKSIGIGAAGSIDKQKGIIIASPNIPVWDNYPLIKRIKEATGIVTFLENDATAAVIGEWWKGHGNKFKNWIMLTLGTGIGGGAVINNQLYTGKQGSAMEFGHITIDYNGRKCPCGNRGCLEMYASATALVRTIRRELWKYTDSTIYSRIHKEELTAKIVYEEINRGDKFAFQTFLKVSTLLGIGIANLVNIFNPEAVIIGGGLSRAHKLILPVIKDVVGERALDGLKEDIKYLVVKDEDKKAALGAAKVAIDNQQNL
- a CDS encoding XTP/dITP diphosphatase, with translation MKLVIATRNANKIIEIREKFEHITGLEILTLKEFEDVPEVVEDGITFEENALKKARVISNFTGLPALADDSGLEIEALGGEPGIYSARYAGDEVTDEFRNILIHEKMRDVPAEKRGARFICIIAICMPDAREYVVRGECYGIISYYIQGEYGFGYDPIFYLPHMKKTMAQLSLSEKNRISHRAIALEKSIDILNGLISFEN